A single window of Ovis canadensis isolate MfBH-ARS-UI-01 breed Bighorn chromosome 17, ARS-UI_OviCan_v2, whole genome shotgun sequence DNA harbors:
- the SDF2L1 gene encoding stromal cell-derived factor 2-like protein 1: MWSADRGRAAGPALLGLLLALSLSGGRAAKTDAGLVTCGSVLKLFNTQHRVRLHSHDIKYGSGSGQQSVTGVEASDDANSYWRIRGDTEGGCPRGSPVRCGQAVRLTHVLTGKNLHTHHFPSPLTNNQEVSAFGEDGEGDDLDLWTVRCSGLHWEREAAVRFQHVGTSVFLSVTGEQYGSPIRGQHEVHGMASASAHNKWKAMEGVFIKPSPEAPGGHDEL; the protein is encoded by the exons ATGTGGAGCGCGGACCGCGGTCGAGCTGCGGGCCCGGCgctgctggggctgctgctggccCTCTCGCTGTCGGGGGGCCGTGCCGCCAAGACCGACGCGGGGCTCGTGACCTGCGGGTCGGTGCTGAAGCTGTTCAACACGCAGCACCGGGTGCGGCTGCACTCGCACGACATCAAATACGGATCCG GCAGCGGCCAGCAGTCGGTGACCGGCGTGGAGGCGTCCGACGACGCCAACAGCTACTGGCGAATCCGCGGCGACACGGAGGGAGGGTGTCCGCGCGGGTCCCCGGTGCGCTGCGGGCAGGCGGTGCGGCTGACGCACGTGCTCACCGGCAAGAACCTGCACACGCACCACTTCCCGTCGCCGCTGACCAACAACCAG GAGGTGAGCGCCTTTGGGGAGGACGGCGAGGGGGACGACCTGGACCTGTGGACCGTGCGCTGCTCAGGGCTGCACTGGGAGCGAGAGGCTGCCGTGCGCTTCCAGCACGTGGGCACCTCCGTGTTCCTGTCGGTCACTGGCGAGCAGTACGGGAGCCCAATCCGGGGGCAGCATGAGGTGCATGGCATGGCCAGTGCCAGCGCCCACAATAAGTGGAAGGCCATGGAAGGCGTCTTCATCAAGCCCAGCCCGGAGGCCCCTGGGGGCCACGATGAGCTCTGA
- the CCDC116 gene encoding coiled-coil domain-containing protein 116: protein MASCRHHSGYLADDEAGHPTYVARVQPPKKSLFSEMGHASKPGHRPHPPSSHDPSGSSGRCRNPKGPRPFKSFLDFLVEGQVLESLQTVVEEATERMATVKTEAGVPLVEVQDPVEMPRGQRRARARPSLSTLRRHRARPGLCVGRPNNYPSRSSSMSDSHSSCTAANWPGCHSRDSDLGSRGLGRLPPVSDQLLLEKSLRRLLQLESRGRGLGQPSSHGDSLLWDSLDSQTSSQWTVQQPLSWFSGPLGSSWDTHESSELGPTERELGFLRRQLNKEMRSLLSQPASFELPGYSALREPHRTLDFLAEHHLFPALQNVVNRAVEKLSGARRRDGGPLFPSEWETARESDSKVATPRDGEELYASPPTTASSPRTEQRSGEPKGRGEPKEAGSPVSGPQVATRLRLESPGYKFSKKKPLPSILSRSSSVSQLSDPWHEELVDYLKDQAVSLLIHKYSFEKNLTNQLGFISFPVTEVLMDLFLGFKKVKGSRIRLSSTVDWHRLLRRLEEAESSRHSSRLAFRPPDRPTSQLSTPRRGMGTPATPSEVSARGHRTRDKPMGPSCLDVRPQGSRPHPPQEHSRPPEAKRFLSPTKAGVASHPSEQTVDMEDQQNTEEDEEEEEEDEEEEEEDEEEEEEDEEEEEDEQEEDEEEDFFGDEDQPQSSQEPPGEAAVSSPVAGSGAGPSDLP from the exons ATGGCCAGCTGCCGCCACCATTCGGGCTACCTGGCGGACGATGAGGCCGGCCACCCTACCTACGTGGCCCGG GTGCAGCCACCTAAGAAGTCACTGTTCTCAGAAATGGGCCACGCCTCCAAGCCGGGCCACAGGCCACACCCGCCTTCCTCGCATGACCCCTCTGGCAGTTCAGGCCGCTGCAGAAACCCCAAGGGCCCTCGACCCTTTAAGAGCTTCCTGGATTTCCTTGTCGAGGGTCAGGTGCTGGAAAGCCTGCAGACGGTGGTGGAGGAGGCAACGGAGCGCATGGCCACCGTGAAGACCGAGGCGGGGGTGCCGCTGGTGGAAGTGCAGGACCCCGTGGAGATGCCGCGGGGCCAGCGCCGGGCGCGGGCCCGGCCCAGCCTCAGCACCCTGCGCCGGCACCGCGCCCGGCCCGGCCTCTGCGTGGGGCGCCCCAACAATTACCCCTCACGCTCCAGCTCCATGTCCGACTCCCACAGCAGCTGCACAGCCGCCAACTGGCCAGGATGCCACAGCCGGGACAGCGACCTGGGCTCCCGGGGCCTGGGCCGACTGCCACCCGTGTCGGACCAACTCCTGCTGGAGAAGAGCCTCAGACGGCTGCTGCAGCTGGAGAGCCGCGGG AGAGGCCTGGGGCAGCCCTCCTCCCACGGGGACTCGCTGCTGTGGGACTCGCTGGACAGCCAGACCAGCAGCCAGTGGACCGTACAGCAGCCCCTGTCGTGGTTCTCAGGCCCGCTGGGCTCGAGCTGGGACACGCACGAATCGTCAGAGCTGGGGCCCACGGAGCGCGAGCTGGGCTTCCTCAGGCGGCAGCTGAACAAGGAGATGAGATCCCTGCTGAGCCAGCCGGCGTCGTTTGAGCTGCCTGGCTACTCTGCGCTCCGCGAGCCCCATCGGACGCTGGACTTCCTGGCTGAGCACCACCTCTTCCCCGCCCTGCAGAACGTGGTCAACCGGGCCGTAGAGAAGCTCAGCGGCGCCCGCCGCCGCGACGGCGGCCCTCTCTTCCCGTCGGAATGGGAGACAGCCCGGGAGTCCGACTCCAAGGTGGCCACGCCCCGGGACGGGGAGGAGCTCTACGCGTCACCGCCCACCACGGCCTCCAGCCCCCGGACCGAGCAAAGGAGCGGCGAGCCCAAGGGTCGCGGCGAGCCCAAGGAAGCCGGCTCTCCCGTGTCTGGCCCTCAAGTGGCCACCAGGCTCCGGCTGGAG AGCCCCGGCTACAAGTTCAGCAAGAAGAAGCCGCTGCCCTCCATCCTGTCCAGGTCCAGCAGTGTGTCCCAGCTCTCGGACCCCTGGCACGAGGAACTCGTTGACTACCTGAAGGATCAGGCTGTGTCCCTGCTCATCCACAAGTACAGCTTCGAGAAGAACCTCACCAACCAGCTGGGCTTCATCTCCTTCCCGGTCACCGAGGTGCTCATGGACCTCTTCCTGGGCTTCAAGAAGGTGAAGGGCTCACGCATCCGCCTGTCCTCCACGGTCGACTGGCACCGCCTGCTGCGCCGGCTGGAGGAGGCCGAGTCCAGCCGGCACTCGTCCCGGCTGGCGTTCCGGCCCCCCGACCGACCGACCTCCCAGCTCAGCACCCCTCGGCGAGGCATGGGGACCCCCGCCACACCCTCCGAGGTCTCCGCCAGGGGCCACAGGACCCGGGACAAGCCCATGGGGCCCTCCTGCCTCGACGTGAGGCCCCAGGGCTCCCGGCCACATCCCCCACAGGAGCACTCCAGGCCCCCGGAGGCCAAGCGGTTCCTGTCCCCCACCAAGGCCGGCGTGGCCTCCCATCCGTCTGAGCAGACAGTGGACATGGAGGACCAGCAGAACACTGAGGAGgacgaagaggaggaggaggaagacgaggaggaggaggaggaagacgaggaggaggaggaggaagacgaggaggaggaggaagatgagcaggaggaggacgaggaggaagaCTTCTTTGGAGATGAGGACCAGCCCCAGAGCTCCCAGGAGCCTCCAGGGGAGGCCGCAGTCAGCTCCCCCGTGGCAGGTTCTGGGGCAGGCCCCAGTGACCTCCCGTGA
- the YDJC gene encoding carbohydrate deacetylase gives MARLRVRLVVTADDFGYCPRRDEGIVEAFLAGAVTSVSLLVNGSAAESAAELARRHQIPTGLHANLSEGRPVGPARHGASSLIGSEGFFLGKMGFRRAVAAGEVILAQVREELEAQLSRFRELLGRDPTHVDGHQHVHVLPGVCRVFAEALQACGVRFTRLPLERGVDGCAWLEAPARAFAGAVEQDARAAIGPFVHHGLRWTDVFVGLSTCGRNMSTHRVLEALTRALEGTPTGQAVSAELMAHPGYPSVPPLGGCGEGPDAFSCSLDRLHELRVLTAPALRAQLARDGVQLCTLEDLDRKRPREEAPSKAARETLLEPSPP, from the exons ATGGCCCGGCTTCGCGTGCGGCTGGTGGTCACGGCAGACGACTTTGGCTACTGCCCCCGGCGCGACGAGGGCATCGTGGAAGCCTTCCTGGCCGGGGCTGTGACCAGCGTGTCCCTGCTGGTCAACGGTTCGGCCGCCGAGAGCGCGGCTGAACTGGCCCGCAG GCACCAGATCCCCACGGGCCTCCACGCCAACCTGTCCGAGGGCCGCCCCGTGGGCCCGGCCCGCCACGGCGCCTCTTCGCTGATCGGCTCCGAGGGCTTCTTCCTCGGCAAGATGGGATTCCGGCGGGCGGTGGCGGCTGGAGAAGTGATCTTGGCCCAG GTGCGAGAAGAGCTGGAGGCCCAGCTGAGCCGCTTCCGGGAGTTACTGGGCAGGGACCCTACTCACGTGGACGGCCACCAGCACGTGCACGTGCTCCCAG GCGTGTGCCGGGTGTTCGCCGAAGCCCTGCAGGCCTGCGGAGTGCGCTTCACTAGGCTGCCGCTGGAGCGCGGGGTGGACGGCTGCGCGTGGCTGGAGGCCCCAGCGCGCGCCTTTGCCGGCGCCGTGGAGCAAGACGCCCGCGCCGCCATCGGTCCCTTTGTCCACCATGGCCTTCG GTGGACAGACGTCTTCGTGGGCTTGAGCACCTGCGGCCGGAACATGTCCACGCACCGAGTGCTGGAGGCACTGACTCGGGCCCTGGAAGGCACGCCCACTGGCCAGGCAGTGTCGGCAGAGCTGATGGCACACCCCGGCTACCCGAGTGTGCCTCCACTTGGGGGCTGCGGGGAGGGCCCCGACGCCTTCTCCTGCTCTTTGGATCGCCTGCATGAGCTGCGTGTCCTCACGGCGCCCGCACTGCGGGCTCAGCTTGCCCGGGATGGCGTGCAGCTCTGCACCCTGGAAGACCTAGACCGAAAGAGGCCCAGAGAAGAGGCCCCCAGCAAAGCCGCTCGGGAAACCCTTCTGGAGCCCTCCCCACCGTGA